The proteins below come from a single Malus sylvestris chromosome 3, drMalSylv7.2, whole genome shotgun sequence genomic window:
- the LOC126616197 gene encoding protein trichome birefringence-like 1 yields the protein MADYSTQTTPKPTKHHHSPTIPRPEAFSKPSLSSPIFFPSRRTAAFAYGFSFVCIACTFFLVFNPSGYSFPFGFKNIFKTPFELSRETPFSWKAEYFPRLDESVGLQSDMASAQLPNPILFLPQESNQTLSQNTTIQVTGKMGFSGKLEGSRKNESFAKDSDGVLGQAVALTSKESDDASEALSESEKQSNQTQPGYEFSRDDCDLFDGMWVRDDSYPLYAPGSCPLIDESFNCFLNKRPDNRYEKYRWQPKHCNLPRLDGKNMLGLLRGKRLVFVGDSLNRNMWESLLCLLRNSVDDKSGVVEALGRSEFRSEGSYSFVFKEYNCSVEFFRSPFLVQEWEMADANGSIKETLRLDLIERSSDKYKTADVLIFNTGHWWTHEKTSRGKGYYQEGSYIYDVLNVKEAFRKALTTWARWVDTNINPEKTIVFFRGFSPNHFRGGRWNSGGQCHDLIEPLAKETNRGKYASKLRIFDSVITGMKTPIFYLNITRMTDFRRDAHPSIYRKQNFTEEERKSPLRHQDCSHWCLPGVPDTWNELLYAQLVRHNQKQQQQQRQDPQRQKP from the exons ATGGCGGATTACTCAACCCAGACAACCCCAAAACCCACAAAGCACCACCACTCCCCCACAATCCCAAGACCAGAGGCCTTCTCCAAGCCCTCTCTTTCTTCCCCAATCTTCTTCCCCTCCAGAAGAACCGCCGCCTTTGCCTATGGCTTCTCGTTCGTCTGCATCGCTTGCACTTTCTTCCTGGTTTTCAACCCATCTGGCTACTCTTTCCCTTTCGGCTTCAAGAACATCTTCAAAACCCCTTTTGAACTTTCCCGGGAAACCCCATTTTCCtggaaagctgaatatttcccGCGTTTGGATGAGAGTGTAGGTTTGCAGTCTGATATGGCTAGTGCCCAACTGCCGAACCCAATTCTTTTCTTGCCCCAAGAATCCAATCAGACTTTGTCCCAGAACACTACGATTCAAGTAACTGGGAAAATGGGATTTTCCGGGAAACTGGAGGGTTCAAGAAAAAATGAATCTTTTGCTAAAGATTCTGATGGGGTTTTGGGGCAAGCAGTGGCATTGACCTCGAAAGAGAGTGATGATGCTAGTGAGGCATTGTCTGAATCTGAGAAGCAGAGCAATCAAACTCAGCCCGGTTATGAATTTTCGAGGGATGATTGTGACCTGTTTGATGGAATGTGGGTGAGAGATGATTCGTATCCGCTTTATGCTCCGGGTTCTTGTCCTCTTATTGATGAATCCTTCAATTGTTTTCTTAATAAGAGGCCGGATAATCGCTACGAAAAGTATAGATGGCAACCCAAACATTGCAATCTTCCAAG GTTGGATGGTAAGAACATGTTGGGACTATTGAGAGGAAAGCGACTGGTTTTTGTTGGGGATTCTCTTAATAGGAATATGTGGGAGTCTTTGCTTTGTCTTCTTCGAAATTCAGTGGATGATAAAAGTGGAGTTGTTGAAGCGTTGGGTAGGAGCGAATTTCGTTCAGAGGGATCTTACTCTTTCGTATTCAAG GAGTACAATTGCTCAGTGGAATTCTTTCGATCGCCATTTCTAGTTCAAGAATGGGAGATGGCAGATGCAAATGGATCAATAAAGGAAACGCTTCGCCTTGATTTGATTGAGAGATCCTCCGATAAGTACAAAACTGCAGATGTTCTCATCTTCAACACAGGTCACTGGTGGACTCATGAGAAAACTTCCAGAGG GAAGGGTTACTATCAAGAGGGTAGCTACATCTACGATGTATTGAACGTTAAAGAGGCATTTCGGAAAGCTTTAACAACATGGGCAAGATGGGTGGATACCAACATAAATCCTGAGAAAACTATTGTTTTCTTCCGGGGCTTTTCACCTAATCACTTTAG AGGTGGAAGATGGAATTCGGGAGGGCAATGCCATGATCTAATAGAGCCACTTGCAAAGGAGACAAATAGAGGAAAATATGCATCAAAATTGAGAATATTTGACTCAGTAATCACTGGAATGAAGACGCCAATATTCTATCTAAACATTACGAGAATGACTGATTTCAGGAGGGATGCTCATCCATCGATTTACAGAAAGCAGAATTTTACAGAGGAGGAGCGGAAATCGCCTTTGAGACACCAGGATTGCAGTCACTGGTGCCTCCCTGGTGTTCCTGATACATGGAATGAGCTTCTATATGCTCAGCTCGTTCGACATAACCAGAAGCAACAACAACAGCAGCGTCAAGACCCACAGCGACAGAAACCCTAG
- the LOC126616202 gene encoding peroxidase A2-like, translating to MPSSCSAQFCYKYIFVILLILCASAGCGDAQLTPTFYDASCPNATSIVRGVIQEALQTDPRIAASLIRLHFHDCFVNGCDGSILLDNSTSSTSTIDSEKTAFANNNSARGFDVVDSIKTALENACPAIVSCADILTIAAEESVALSGGPSWTVLLGRRDSTTANRTAANAAIPAPTLTLDGLKANFLAVGLNTTDLVALSGAHTFGRARCQSFTNRLYNFSGTGSPDPTLNSTYLQTLSEICPQNGNSSVLANLDPVTPDTFDAKYFSNLQVQKGLLQSDQELFSTSGADTTDIVNNFSTNQSAFFESFVESMIKMGNISPLTGTDGEIRLNCRRVNGDSYGPAAILVAEY from the exons ATGCCTTCTTCTTGTAGCGCTCAATTTTGTtacaaatatatttttgtaaTCTTACTAATCTTGTGTGCAAGTGCAGGATGTGGTGATGCTCAGTTGACTCCTACGTTTTATGATGCATCATGCCCGAATGCCACCAGCATTGTGCGTGGAGTCATTCAAGAGGCTCTGCAGACCGATCCCCGGATTGCTGCCAGCCTCATTCGACTTCACTTCCACGATTGCTTCGTCAAC GGTTGCGATGGATCAATTCTGTTGGACAATAGTACCAGTTCTACCAGTACCATAGACAGCGAAAAAACAGCATTTGCAAATAACAACTCAGCCAGAggatttgatgttgtggacagTATCAAGACTGCATTGGAGAATGCTTGTCCCGCCATCGTTTCCTGTGCTGATATTCTCACCATTGCTGCCGAAGAATCTGTTGCTTTG TCTGGAGGTCCTTCATGGACAGTGCTACTGGGAAGAAGGGATAGCACAACAGCGAACCGCACGGCTGCCAACGCAGCCATTCCAGCTCCTACTTTAACACTTGATGGACTCAAGGCCAACTTCTTAGCTGTAGGCCTCAACACCACTGATCTGGTTGCACTATCTG GTGCTCACACATTTGGGCGTGCTAGATGTCAATCTTTCACCAATCGATTGTATAACTTCAGCGGCACAGGCAGTCCTGATCCAACCTTGAACTCAACCTACTTACAAACACTGAGTGAGATATGCCCGCAGAATGGGAATAGCAGTGTGCTAGCCAATTTGGATCCTGTAACGCCCGACACTTTTGATGCAAAGTATTTCTCGAATCTTCAAGTCCAGAAAGGCTTGCTCCAAAGCGATCAAGAGCTGTTTTCAACTAGCGGGGCTGATACCACCGACATTGTTAACAACTTCAGCACTAATCAGAGCGCATTCTTTGAGAGTTTCGTGGAATCCATGATTAAAATGGGGAATATAAGCCCCTTGACCGGTACTGATGGAGAGATTCGATTGAACTGCCGTAGGGTTAATGGAGATTCATATGGACCAGCTGCTATTTTGGTAGCtgaatattaa